The following coding sequences are from one uncultured Methanobrevibacter sp. window:
- the cobA gene encoding uroporphyrinogen-III C-methyltransferase, with protein sequence MPVYLIGAGPGDPDLITLKAVKALNKADVVLYDYLANEEILKHAPENAKRIYVGKKAGEHYKTQDEINQLIIEEAKENENVIRLKGGDPFVFGRGGEELLALAKENIDFEVIPGVTSAIGAPTSMAFPITHRAVATSFTVVTGHEDPTKKDKQVKWDYTADTLIILMGIGNIKENTEEIMKYRDPKTPACAIESGTLPNERVVFGTLETIADKEINTPAILVIGDVINVFKEIKGIE encoded by the coding sequence TAAAAGCTGTGAAAGCATTAAACAAAGCAGATGTGGTTTTATATGATTATCTTGCTAATGAAGAGATTCTAAAGCATGCTCCAGAAAATGCAAAACGCATTTATGTAGGTAAAAAAGCAGGAGAACATTATAAGACACAGGATGAAATCAATCAATTGATCATTGAAGAAGCTAAAGAGAATGAAAATGTAATCAGATTGAAAGGTGGAGATCCATTTGTATTCGGCAGAGGTGGAGAAGAGCTATTGGCCCTTGCAAAGGAAAACATAGACTTTGAAGTTATTCCTGGAGTTACCTCAGCTATCGGTGCACCTACAAGCATGGCATTTCCAATTACACATAGGGCAGTTGCAACCTCATTTACAGTTGTAACAGGTCATGAGGACCCAACCAAAAAGGACAAGCAGGTTAAATGGGATTACACCGCAGATACCTTAATCATCCTTATGGGAATCGGAAACATTAAGGAAAACACTGAAGAGATCATGAAATACAGAGACCCTAAAACTCCTGCATGCGCTATTGAAAGCGGAACACTACCAAATGAAAGGGTCGTATTTGGAACCCTTGAAACAATAGCTGACAAGGAAATCAACACACCAGCAATACTTGTGATTGGTGATGTGATTAACGTATTTAAAGAGATTAAGGGAATTGAATAA